TGGTGAGGATACCATTGTTATCTGTCAAAAATGTTCCTATGCCGCCAATATGGAAAAAGCGGTTTGTAAGCCTTTACCATTTGCAGGCGATACAGCAGAAAAACCTCTTGAGAAAATCGAGACGCCCGGCAAGCGTAAAGTCGAGGCGGTTTGTGAATTTTTGAAAATTGAGTTCAGAAATCTGGTTAAAACCATGGTTTTTATGGCGGATGGTAAGCCGGTCGCGGTTTTATTGCGTGGCGATCATGAAGTCGAGCCTGTAAAGTTGAAAAATTTACTTGGTGCAACCGAGGTGGAGTTGGCCTCTGATCAAGAATGTTTTGACTCGACTGGTGTACCAAGTGGGTACCTGGGGCCAATAGATATAAAAATTCCTGTCGTTGCTGATGAAACAGTTTTGGAAATGAAAAATTTCGCGGTTGGTGCCAATGAAAAAAACTATCACTATTTGAATGCAAACTTGGTCAGAGATTTTGTTGTCGAAAAATCGGCTGACCTCAGGATGGTAACAGATGAAGACCGATGTCCGCTGTGTGGCGCTGAACTGGAACTGACAAGGGGCATTGAGGTTGGTCACATCTTTAAACTTGGAACTGCCTATAGTGAAGCCCTTAAAGCAACTTTTCTGGATAGTGAAGGCGCTGAGAAACCATTTGTGATGGGTTGCTACGGAATAGGTGTCAGCCGGGTAGTTGCTGCAGCCATTGAGCAGAATCACGATAAGGATGGTATCGTTTTTCCGCTGCCCATCGCACCGATGCAGGTCATTATTCTGAACCTCGGCATTAACGATGAGGTTATTGCGAATGCAGCTGAAACACTGTATTCGGATTTGCAGAAAGTCTCGATTGAGGTACTTATTGATGATCGTGATTTGCGTCCCGGCGCCAAGTTTAAAGATGCGGATCTTATTGGTATCCCGATACGTGTTACGGTTGGCAAGCAATTTGTGGAAAATGGCCATGTTGAACTACGACACCGCGCCAACGGAAAAACAGAAGAACTGCCTTTAGGTGAAGTTGTTGCAAAAATCCAAGACCTCATCAAAAAAAGTAAAAACGATTAACCACGGACAAACTGTTAAAAAAAAGAATTTGGCCACGAAAACACACAAACACACACGAAAAAATGCAGGTTTGGAACTTAAAGTAGTGGAGAAAATACAAAAAATTCATACGGCACAACTACTGAATTACCTTAAGGCTACTGACTTTAAGGTTGGTTTGTTAGTCAATTTCAACCACCCCAAAGCAGAGGTGAAGCGCTATGTTTTGTAAAACTCTATGTGTGCTTTTCGGGTCAACAAACGCAGTTAAAAATGTCTGTGTGTTTCCGTGTGGTTTCGTGGCTAATAAAAAGCAGTTATGTTTTTAGAAACCTGCAACTGAACCTATTTAAAACTTTTCTTTATGTTTGATACCCAATCTTCCTTTGCGTACTTTGCGCCTCCGG
This portion of the Desulfobulbaceae bacterium genome encodes:
- a CDS encoding proline--tRNA ligase, which encodes MRFSKLLLPTLKESPTEAVVISHKLLLRAGFIRKLTSGVYSYLPMGLAAIRKVEQIVREEMNAAGAQELLMPMVQPTDLWEESGRLKKYGPELLRFTDRHERESCLGPTHEEVITDIVRKNIHSYRDVPINLYQIQTKFRDEIRPRFGLMRGREFIMKDAYSFDATDEAAQESYEKMKYAYHRIFTRCGLKFRAVEADTGTIGGSFSHEFMVLADTGEDTIVICQKCSYAANMEKAVCKPLPFAGDTAEKPLEKIETPGKRKVEAVCEFLKIEFRNLVKTMVFMADGKPVAVLLRGDHEVEPVKLKNLLGATEVELASDQECFDSTGVPSGYLGPIDIKIPVVADETVLEMKNFAVGANEKNYHYLNANLVRDFVVEKSADLRMVTDEDRCPLCGAELELTRGIEVGHIFKLGTAYSEALKATFLDSEGAEKPFVMGCYGIGVSRVVAAAIEQNHDKDGIVFPLPIAPMQVIILNLGINDEVIANAAETLYSDLQKVSIEVLIDDRDLRPGAKFKDADLIGIPIRVTVGKQFVENGHVELRHRANGKTEELPLGEVVAKIQDLIKKSKND
- a CDS encoding GxxExxY protein, coding for MKLLQKSKTSSKKVKTINHGQTVKKKNLATKTHKHTRKNAGLELKVVEKIQKIHTAQLLNYLKATDFKVGLLVNFNHPKAEVKRYVL